From Dermochelys coriacea isolate rDerCor1 chromosome 15, rDerCor1.pri.v4, whole genome shotgun sequence, a single genomic window includes:
- the LOC119843587 gene encoding uncharacterized protein LOC119843587 isoform X3, protein MTQRPKLSHQPRIPARQRPSGEHCTAMEKQHFPGGRHVQLPAKSQGPLGRSDKEPRTPGAKVQGKHTTRSCPFKQPRRPASRTESPGCRARHLAGLGDCQPPRRPQRVRRIRGGCCCPISCTQAAAPDPREVLLPPPGGARRTVAPGHAAGSTHLPGSPCRGVNKATGDQNSSRISE, encoded by the coding sequence ATGACACAGCGGCCAAAACTCAGTCACCAGCCCCGCATCCCAGCCCGCCAAAGACCGAGCGGGGAGCACTGCACTGCCATGGAAAAACAACACTTCCCGGGAGGGAGGCACGTCCAGCTCCCTGCGAAGAGCCAAGGGCCGCTGGGGCGGTCCGATAAGGAGCCGCGCACCCCGGGGGCCAAAGTTCAGGGCAAACACACGACTCGGAGCTGCCCTTTCAAGCAGCCCAGGAGACCTGCCAGCAGGACTGAGAGCCCGGGGTGCCGAGCAAGACACCTCGCGGGGCTGGGCGACTGCCAGCCCCCAAGGCGGCCGCAGAGGGTCCGGAGGATAAGGGGGGGGTGTTGCTGTCCCATCAGTTGCACTCAGGCGGCCGCTCCTGACCCGCGCGAGGTGCTGCTCCCACCCCCGGGGGGAGCCCGGCGGACGGTCGCTCCCGGGCACGCTGCAGGCAGCACTCACCTGCCAGGATCGCCTTGCCGGG